The following proteins are encoded in a genomic region of Micropterus dolomieu isolate WLL.071019.BEF.003 ecotype Adirondacks linkage group LG04, ASM2129224v1, whole genome shotgun sequence:
- the LOC123969481 gene encoding transcription elongation factor 1 homolog, whose translation MGRRKSKRKPPPKKKMTGDLDSQFTCPFCNHEKSCDVKMERSRNTGIISCTVCLEEFQTPITYLSEPVDVYSDWIDACEAANQ comes from the exons ATGGGTCGCCGCAAGTCCAAAAGAAAGCCCCCTCCGAAAAAGAAGATGACGGGAGATCTGGACTCTCAGTTCACCTGTCCCTTCTGCAACCACGAGAAGTCATGTGAtgtcaaaat ggagaggagcaggaatACTGGGATAATATCATGCACAGTCTGCTTGGAGGAGTTCCAGACTCCCATTACCT ATCTGTCAGAGCCAGTTGACGTGTACAGTGATTGGATAGATGCCTGTGAAGCCGCCAATCAGTAG
- the pld6 gene encoding mitochondrial cardiolipin hydrolase yields MWTVKVVGLGVVALSLSLELFGRLLRRLRPAGRILNEVLFFPTEMACVEHIFTPSSPHSCFCSLPHGKETSLSRLLQRILSASFSLDLCVFAFSNINLRRAVLALHSRGVAIRVLTDKDYAAITGSQIGVLRKAGICVRCDVGSVYMHHKFAVVDGRLLITGSLNWTLTAVQGNMENILITEEPRLVQPFIKEFHRLWMRNDPARYQHSNDQKPAHVTTRTQCPVNHDKY; encoded by the exons ATGTGGACTGTGAAGGTGGTTGGTCTGGGTGTGGTAGCCCTCTCTCTCAGCCTGGAGCTGTTTGGCCGGCTCCTACGTCGCCTCAGGCCTGCTGGACGAATCCTCAATGAGGTCCTCTTCTTTCCCACAGAGATGGCCTGTGTGGAGCACATCTTCACTCCCTCTTCGCCGCA CTCCTGTTTCTGCTCGTTGCCCCATGGCAAAGAGACCTCTTTATCTCGTCTTCTCCAGCGCATCCTGTCTGCTTCCTTCTCTCTGGACTTGTGTGTCTTTGCCTTTTCCAACATTAACCTGAGGAGGGCTGTACTAGCGCTGCATAGTAGGGGTGTCGCCATTCGAGTCCTCACCGACAAAGACTACGCTGCCATCACTGGCTCCCAGATAGGGGTCCTCCGCAAGGCTG GGATCTGTGTGCGCTGCGACGTGGGCTCCGTGTATATGCATCACAAGTTTGCAGTGGTGGACGGCCGGCTGCTCATCACCGGCTCCCTCAACTGGACGCTGACAGCAGTGCAGGGCAACATGGAGAACATCCTCATCACTGAGGAGCCGCGCCTGGTGCAGCCCTTCATCAAGGAGTTCCACAGGTTGTGGATGCGCAATGATCCGGCCCGATACCAGCACTCAAATGACCAAAAACCTGCTCATGTTACAACTAGGACCCAGTGTCCAGTTAACCATGACAAATATTGA